From the genome of Halorussus caseinilyticus, one region includes:
- a CDS encoding transcriptional regulator — protein MSRSALVGNVTAMLEDAGFAVSDRCAIRPKSFDVAARRGRDLLLLKILANVDAFDDATGLEMRRLGDYLNATPVVVGLRTRDEDLEPGVVYFRHGVPVLSPDTAMELFVEGMSPLVYAAPGGLYVNIDGDVLRDEREDRDWSLGRLASELGVSRRTVSKYEDGMNASVEVALELEEMFDGDLTSPVDVLDGAEEVREGDPTPEDPEPESDDERIVTVLTRAGFEVHPTVRAPFKTVSEDNSSEENVLTGHSAFTKAAEKRARIMSSIGEVAQTRSVYFVDKAKRESVDGTGLVEREELEDIDDPDELRDLIRERGEKPA, from the coding sequence ATGTCCCGGTCTGCACTGGTCGGGAACGTAACCGCGATGTTAGAGGACGCGGGGTTCGCCGTTAGCGACCGGTGCGCGATTCGACCCAAGAGCTTCGACGTGGCGGCGAGACGCGGCCGCGACCTGCTCTTACTGAAGATTCTCGCCAACGTGGACGCGTTCGACGACGCGACCGGACTGGAGATGCGGCGACTCGGCGACTACCTCAACGCCACGCCGGTCGTCGTCGGCCTTCGGACCCGCGACGAGGACTTGGAACCCGGCGTCGTCTACTTCCGCCACGGCGTTCCGGTCCTGAGTCCCGACACCGCGATGGAACTGTTCGTAGAGGGGATGTCGCCGCTGGTCTACGCCGCGCCGGGCGGTCTCTACGTCAACATCGACGGCGACGTACTCCGCGACGAGCGCGAGGACCGCGACTGGAGTCTCGGCCGCCTCGCCTCCGAGTTGGGCGTCTCGCGGCGCACCGTCTCGAAGTACGAGGACGGCATGAACGCCAGCGTCGAGGTTGCGCTCGAACTCGAAGAGATGTTCGACGGCGACCTCACGAGTCCCGTGGACGTACTCGACGGGGCCGAGGAGGTCCGCGAGGGCGACCCGACGCCAGAGGACCCCGAACCCGAGAGCGACGACGAACGCATCGTCACGGTGCTGACCCGCGCCGGGTTCGAGGTCCACCCGACGGTCCGCGCCCCGTTCAAGACGGTCAGCGAGGATAACTCCAGCGAGGAGAACGTCCTGACGGGCCACTCGGCGTTCACCAAGGCCGCCGAGAAGCGCGCCCGCATCATGTCGTCCATCGGCGAAGTCGCCCAGACGCGTTCGGTCTACTTCGTTGACAAGGCCAAGCGCGAGAGCGTGGACGGGACCGGACTGGTCGAACGCGAGGAGTTGGAGGACATCGACGACCCCGACGAGTTGCGGGACCTGATTCGGGAGCGCGGCGAGAAACCGGCGTAA
- a CDS encoding tetratricopeptide repeat protein gives MAEGDIREASVTQLIRAVDECENYSFLVGAGSSRPAPAEIPTGGELIEMWKTECYDHENPDEDFETWVGTKEKKMDGDNEYGFWFEQRHPTRGERRERIQELVENATPTFGHVLLASLMDEGYVPHVLTPNFDDLLFDAFYLYLEDKPQVIDHRAVAPEFRLTHSESAIVKLHGDYLYDNLRNTASETGSKALDEGMRDALQQTVEEYGLIVVGYSGGDESIMDPLIESDISEYGIYWCTRDVDSFSDEKKAEELLEKPNTYLVEIEGFGSLMRKFGNRIDGLEPPQPDEVVERAEERADMLKGALKESKEAATGDEEEEYVDKTEKMWKGVDFAEEGNFEKAIELFTEAIEEDPDYAQGYCYRGFAKADLDEYEAAIVDYDKAIELEPDYTMAYHYRGLAKQELGEYEAAIADYDTAIELDPDNVRVYVNRGLAKQELGEYETAIADYDTAIELKSGNAAAYYNRGIVKQQSGEYEAAIEDYDTAIELDPDNARAYHGRGAAKQEVGEYEAAIEDYDTAIELDPDNARVYQNRAEIKIENGEFKQARQDASQAKKLSESTMDSATSTLLHLIARTVLGEDTAEEENEYRNICEQEFTMTGNLEELDSWLEGANLDSEKKDKIAELIDLLREHKE, from the coding sequence ATGGCAGAAGGCGACATCCGGGAAGCGTCTGTTACCCAACTTATTCGGGCCGTAGACGAATGTGAAAACTACTCATTTCTCGTTGGTGCTGGTTCGTCAAGACCGGCCCCGGCCGAAATTCCGACAGGCGGCGAACTTATCGAGATGTGGAAAACGGAGTGTTACGACCACGAGAACCCTGATGAGGATTTCGAGACGTGGGTTGGGACCAAAGAGAAAAAGATGGATGGCGACAACGAGTACGGGTTCTGGTTCGAACAGCGCCATCCTACTCGTGGTGAACGACGTGAGCGCATTCAGGAACTCGTAGAAAACGCAACGCCGACCTTCGGACATGTCCTACTTGCGTCGTTGATGGACGAGGGCTATGTTCCGCACGTATTAACACCGAATTTCGACGATTTACTGTTCGACGCATTCTACCTATATCTGGAAGACAAACCGCAGGTAATTGACCACCGGGCAGTCGCTCCCGAATTTAGACTCACACACAGCGAGTCGGCAATCGTGAAACTTCACGGGGACTATCTCTACGACAATCTTCGAAACACCGCTTCCGAAACGGGGTCGAAAGCATTAGACGAAGGGATGAGGGACGCGCTCCAACAGACCGTAGAAGAGTACGGGCTAATCGTTGTGGGCTATAGCGGTGGAGATGAATCGATTATGGACCCGCTCATCGAATCTGATATTTCGGAGTACGGTATCTACTGGTGTACGCGCGACGTAGATTCGTTCTCAGACGAAAAGAAGGCCGAGGAGTTGCTAGAGAAGCCGAATACGTATTTGGTAGAAATCGAAGGATTCGGGAGTCTGATGCGAAAGTTTGGCAATCGAATCGACGGTCTTGAACCACCGCAACCGGACGAAGTTGTCGAAAGGGCTGAAGAACGGGCCGACATGCTAAAAGGAGCCTTGAAAGAAAGCAAGGAGGCGGCAACTGGCGACGAGGAGGAAGAGTACGTCGATAAGACTGAAAAAATGTGGAAGGGTGTGGATTTTGCTGAGGAAGGTAACTTCGAGAAGGCAATTGAACTCTTTACTGAGGCTATCGAAGAAGACCCTGACTACGCTCAGGGATACTGCTACCGTGGGTTTGCCAAGGCTGATTTGGACGAGTACGAGGCAGCGATTGTGGATTACGACAAGGCCATCGAACTGGAACCTGACTATACGATGGCATACCACTACCGAGGACTTGCGAAACAGGAGTTGGGTGAGTACGAGGCGGCGATTGCGGATTACGATACGGCAATCGAACTTGACCCCGACAACGTGAGGGTATACGTCAACCGAGGACTTGCGAAACAGGAGTTGGGTGAGTACGAGACGGCGATTGCGGATTACGATACGGCAATCGAACTTAAATCCGGTAACGCAGCAGCATACTATAACCGAGGAATTGTAAAACAACAGTCGGGCGAATACGAGGCGGCAATTGAGGATTACGACACGGCAATCGAACTTGACCCCGATAACGCGAGAGCATACCACGGTCGAGGAGCTGCGAAGCAGGAGGTGGGCGAATACGAGGCGGCAATTGAAGATTACGACACGGCAATCGAACTTGACCCCGACAACGCGCGGGTATATCAAAACCGCGCAGAGATAAAAATAGAGAATGGGGAGTTTAAGCAAGCACGTCAAGATGCGTCCCAAGCGAAAAAACTGAGCGAGTCTACCATGGACTCTGCAACAAGCACACTCCTCCACCTCATTGCCAGAACCGTCCTCGGCGAAGACACCGCCGAGGAAGAAAACGAGTACCGAAATATTTGCGAGCAGGAATTTACAATGACTGGGAACCTCGAAGAACTCGATTCGTGGCTGGAAGGGGCTAACCTCGACTCCGAGAAAAAAGATAAAATCGCGGAGTTAATCGACTTACTCCGAGAACACAAAGAATAG
- a CDS encoding glutathione S-transferase N-terminal domain-containing protein has product MANLELYDLPGCPFCAKVRDKLDELGLDYERHEVPSSHAERTEVEAVSGQTGVPVLVDEDHGVEGMPESDDIVAYLEETYGGGAA; this is encoded by the coding sequence ATGGCGAACCTCGAACTGTACGACCTGCCGGGTTGTCCGTTCTGCGCGAAAGTCAGAGACAAACTCGACGAACTCGGACTCGACTACGAGCGCCACGAAGTACCGTCGTCGCACGCCGAGCGTACCGAAGTCGAGGCGGTCAGCGGTCAGACCGGCGTGCCGGTGCTGGTGGACGAGGACCACGGCGTCGAAGGTATGCCCGAGAGCGACGACATCGTGGCGTACCTCGAAGAGACGTACGGCGGCGGCGCGGCGTAG